A single region of the Malaclemys terrapin pileata isolate rMalTer1 chromosome 2, rMalTer1.hap1, whole genome shotgun sequence genome encodes:
- the C2H9orf152 gene encoding uncharacterized protein C9orf152 homolog, which produces MKDVSCFCLISSSLWKQMVQAYKYICGIFLVTHTAEQQASDCDTQPTKMDVSLLEEQYDCMKQKQKLQTHIIVFKTDENQSVPGESMVNAILINKKIRKPKEFKEHIPVRKVTLELTSNGNVQDSSPWRTHLGIHRLLQTDCQKAPCDLDHCKNEQISFDNERLTVKENVMLPYEKTLTASEQSTVSLNELRNSSMLNSPTEETHQQISSTKCIPISRKLSYYPFPQKKTPRISEAARRLGLYVSP; this is translated from the exons ATGAAGGACGTCTCTTGCTTCTGCTTAATTTCGTCTTCCTTGTGGAAACAGATGGTGCAAGCTTACAAATATATCTGTGGTATTTTCTTAGTGACTCATACAGCAGAGCAACAGGCTTCAGACTGTGACACGCAGCCAACCAAGATGGACGTAAGCTTACTTGAGGAGCAGTATGACTGTATGAAACAGAAGCAAAAGCTGCAAACACACATTATTGTGTTTAAAACAG ATGAGAATCAGTCTGTTCCTGGGGAATCAATGGTCAATGCCATTTTAATTAATAAGAAAATAAGGAAACCAAAAGAATTTAAAGAACACATTCCTGTCAGAAAGGTCACCCTGGAGTTAACTTCCAATGGCAATGTACAAGACAGTTCACCATGGCGTACACACCTGGGAATCCACCGTCTACTACAAACTGATTGTCAGAAGGCTCCATGTGATCTTGACCACTGCAAGAATGAACAGATTAGCTTTGACAATGAGAGATTGACTGTGAAGGAAAATGTCATGCTGCCATATGAAAAAACACTAACTGCAAGTGAACAATCCACAGTATCACTCAATGAACTGAGAAATTCAAGTATGTTAAACAGTCCCACTGAAGAGACACACCAACAGATTTCATCCACAAAATGTATACCCATATCCAGGAAGCTAAGCTATTACCCATTCCCTCAGAAAAAAACACCCAGGATCTCAGAAGCTGCAAGAAGACTTGGATTATATGTCTCACCATAA